One window of the Streptomyces sp. TS71-3 genome contains the following:
- a CDS encoding Xaa-Pro peptidase family protein translates to MGIATYGSTNVDWEARIDMDRLRRERLARLRAQLESSSFGALLAFDFANIRYMTATHIGTWGSDKLVRFALLVRGAEPVIWDFGSAARHHQLYNPWLGDEETDSETGVRTPVPGTSRSYPGISTLRGALHPDGGQAENVAARVLAELRKHGLENEPVGVDFVEMPVHRALTQAGLDIADGQQVFLEARRVKTRDEISLLTHACGLADMAYEELYGFLRPGVKENETVGLVSKILYDGGSEWVEGINAISGERCNPHPHLYSDRMVRPGDPAYFDIVHSYMGYRTCYYRTFSVGSASPAMNDAYKRARDIMDESLAAVKPGATTADIVSLWPRAQDFGFANEEAAFALQYGHGVGLSVWEKPIFSRMTSLDHPEELKEGMVFALETFWPARDGWSAARIEEELVVTADGCEVITRFPAEELLVAGQRYFAASGPLPAVREPQSHLNNPTLRARS, encoded by the coding sequence ATGGGTATCGCCACCTACGGCTCGACCAACGTCGACTGGGAGGCGCGCATCGACATGGACCGGCTGCGCCGCGAGCGGCTGGCCCGGCTGCGGGCCCAGTTGGAATCCTCCAGCTTCGGCGCGCTGCTGGCCTTCGACTTCGCCAACATCCGGTACATGACGGCCACGCACATCGGCACGTGGGGTTCGGACAAACTGGTCCGGTTCGCCCTGCTGGTGCGTGGCGCAGAGCCGGTCATCTGGGACTTCGGCTCCGCGGCCCGCCACCATCAGCTCTACAACCCCTGGCTGGGCGACGAGGAGACCGACTCGGAGACCGGGGTGCGCACTCCAGTTCCCGGCACCTCCCGCTCGTACCCCGGCATCTCCACGCTCCGCGGCGCCCTGCACCCCGACGGTGGGCAGGCGGAGAACGTCGCCGCCCGAGTACTGGCGGAGCTGCGCAAGCACGGCCTGGAGAACGAACCAGTCGGCGTCGACTTCGTCGAAATGCCGGTGCACCGGGCGCTGACGCAGGCCGGTCTGGACATCGCCGACGGCCAGCAGGTCTTCCTGGAGGCCCGCCGGGTCAAGACCCGTGATGAGATCTCACTGCTCACCCACGCCTGCGGCCTGGCCGACATGGCGTACGAGGAGCTGTACGGGTTCCTGCGGCCCGGTGTGAAGGAGAACGAGACCGTCGGACTGGTGAGCAAGATCCTCTACGACGGGGGTTCGGAGTGGGTCGAGGGCATCAACGCCATCTCCGGCGAGCGGTGCAACCCGCACCCGCACCTGTACTCCGACCGCATGGTCCGGCCCGGCGACCCCGCCTACTTCGACATCGTGCACAGCTACATGGGCTACCGCACCTGCTACTACCGCACGTTCTCCGTCGGCAGCGCCTCCCCGGCGATGAACGACGCGTACAAGAGGGCCCGGGACATCATGGACGAGTCGCTCGCCGCGGTGAAGCCGGGTGCGACGACCGCTGACATCGTCTCGCTGTGGCCGCGGGCCCAGGACTTCGGGTTCGCGAACGAGGAGGCCGCGTTCGCCCTCCAGTACGGGCACGGTGTCGGGCTGTCGGTCTGGGAGAAGCCGATATTCAGCCGGATGACCTCGCTGGACCACCCGGAGGAGCTCAAAGAGGGCATGGTCTTCGCCCTGGAGACCTTCTGGCCGGCGCGGGACGGCTGGTCGGCCGCGCGCATCGAGGAGGAACTGGTGGTCACCGCTGACGGCTGTGAGGTCATCACGCGCTTTCCCGCGGAGGAACTCCTCGTCGCCGGGCAGCGCTACTTCGCCGCCTCCGGGCCGCTGCCCGCCGTCCGCGAACCGCAGTCGCACCTCAACAACCCCACGCTGCGCGCCCGCTCGTGA
- a CDS encoding aldehyde dehydrogenase yields MTTPEPTEPGPAGLRMRIGGEWREALSGARFETVSPFTGQPWASVPDAGPEDVDLAVRAAEKAQYGVWGRTTGFERARLMHRLADLMERDAERLAATETRDNGKLLREMRGQMEYLPSWLRYFAGVADKLQGEVIPSDRPNFMVYTRHEPVGVVGAIVPWNSPLMLLMWKLAPLLAAGCTLVLKPSEHTPVSALEFAGLVEEAGFPAGVFNVVTGQSADLGRALVEHPGVRHVAFTGSPGVGMKVAQAAAGHFARTTLELGGKSAQLVFPDADLEAASNGVIAGVFAATGQTCVAGSRLVVHRDVHDALLERVAERAARIVLGDPAAPDTEMGPLANAAQFATVNGFVERAVADGATVLTGGRPDPDLGGLFYRPTVLTGVRPEMEVAREEIFGPVLSVLTFDTEEEAVELANSTRYGLGAGVWTEDLRRAHRVAHELRAGNVWVNAYRVVAPNVPFGGTGASGWGRESGVEAVREYTETKAVWIELSGATRDPFTLG; encoded by the coding sequence GTGACAACCCCCGAGCCGACGGAGCCCGGGCCGGCCGGGCTGCGGATGCGGATCGGCGGCGAATGGCGCGAAGCGCTGTCCGGCGCCCGGTTCGAGACCGTCAGCCCCTTCACCGGACAGCCCTGGGCGAGCGTTCCCGACGCGGGCCCCGAGGACGTCGATCTCGCGGTGCGCGCCGCCGAGAAGGCCCAGTACGGTGTGTGGGGCCGCACCACCGGCTTCGAACGGGCCCGTCTGATGCACCGGCTGGCCGATCTCATGGAACGGGACGCGGAGCGGCTGGCCGCAACCGAGACCCGCGACAACGGAAAGCTGCTGCGCGAGATGCGCGGGCAGATGGAGTACCTCCCGTCCTGGCTGCGCTACTTCGCAGGCGTCGCCGACAAGCTACAGGGCGAGGTCATCCCCTCTGACCGGCCGAACTTCATGGTGTACACCCGGCACGAGCCGGTGGGCGTCGTGGGGGCCATCGTCCCGTGGAACTCCCCGTTGATGCTCCTGATGTGGAAACTGGCGCCGCTGCTCGCTGCCGGCTGCACCCTGGTGCTCAAGCCGTCCGAGCACACTCCGGTCTCCGCACTGGAGTTCGCCGGGCTCGTGGAGGAAGCCGGTTTTCCCGCCGGTGTGTTCAATGTCGTGACCGGGCAGAGTGCCGACCTCGGGCGCGCGTTGGTCGAGCACCCGGGTGTCCGGCACGTCGCGTTCACCGGCTCTCCGGGCGTCGGTATGAAGGTCGCCCAGGCCGCGGCCGGGCACTTCGCCCGCACCACTCTCGAACTCGGCGGCAAATCAGCCCAGTTGGTCTTCCCCGACGCCGACCTGGAGGCCGCGTCCAACGGCGTGATCGCCGGAGTCTTCGCGGCCACCGGGCAGACCTGCGTGGCAGGCTCCCGTCTCGTGGTCCACCGCGACGTCCACGACGCCCTGTTGGAGCGGGTGGCCGAACGGGCCGCGAGGATCGTGCTGGGCGACCCCGCGGCGCCGGACACCGAGATGGGCCCGCTGGCCAACGCGGCGCAGTTCGCCACGGTCAACGGCTTCGTCGAGCGTGCCGTCGCGGACGGCGCGACGGTGCTCACCGGCGGGCGGCCCGACCCCGACCTCGGCGGTCTGTTCTACCGGCCGACGGTGCTGACCGGCGTGCGCCCGGAGATGGAGGTCGCCCGAGAGGAGATATTCGGACCCGTACTGTCGGTCCTCACGTTCGACACCGAGGAGGAGGCGGTCGAACTGGCCAACTCCACGCGCTACGGCCTCGGCGCGGGCGTGTGGACGGAGGACCTGCGACGTGCCCACCGCGTGGCGCACGAACTACGCGCTGGCAACGTGTGGGTGAACGCCTACCGGGTGGTCGCCCCGAACGTGCCGTTCGGTGGCACCGGCGCCAGCGGGTGGGGCCGGGAGAGCGGCGTGGAAGCGGTGCGTGAGTACACCGAGACGAAGGCGGTCTGGATCGAACTGAGCGGTGCCACCCGCGACCCGTTCACCCTGGGCTGA
- a CDS encoding amidohydrolase family protein → MSDTLLIRGGTVMTVDPHLGDIDTGDVLVEDGRISAVGKDLRADGARLIDASDMIVMPGLVDSHRHLWQSSLHQIAADWTLEQYAERMLGLIGPRFSAEDVHIGNLLGALEALGGGVTTVMDWSHIMNTPEHADAAVQALTDAGIRAVFGYGSPSSPVNTWYEQDVERVAATYFATPDRLLTLALASLGPEFSSLEQTAADIALARRLGVRTSLHVGAGALGAVRAVTRMDEAGLLGPDLIHVHCSTCTDDELRRIARSGGHVSVSPRVEMQMGHGYPATGRLLAAGIGPSLSIDVVSAVGGSMFAEMRGTLEAERGLRNQRALDRGERITELVPTTADVVRMATIEGARTLGLEDRIGSLTPGKQADIVLLRVDLPNLGPVNNLPAAVTLAAGDNVDTVLVAGRVVKAEGRLLGQDTRALHDRACSSRDRVLAGSPFAVVPAV, encoded by the coding sequence ATGAGTGACACCCTTCTGATCCGCGGCGGCACCGTCATGACCGTCGATCCACACCTCGGCGACATCGACACCGGCGACGTCCTTGTGGAGGACGGCCGCATCTCCGCCGTCGGGAAGGACCTGCGAGCTGACGGCGCGCGGCTGATCGATGCCTCGGACATGATCGTGATGCCTGGCCTGGTGGACAGCCACCGGCATCTATGGCAGTCGTCACTGCACCAGATCGCCGCCGACTGGACACTGGAACAATACGCGGAACGGATGCTGGGCCTGATCGGTCCTCGTTTCTCCGCGGAGGACGTCCACATCGGCAACCTGCTCGGCGCGCTCGAAGCGCTGGGCGGCGGGGTGACCACGGTGATGGACTGGTCACACATCATGAACACCCCGGAGCACGCGGACGCGGCCGTGCAGGCCCTGACGGACGCCGGAATCCGTGCCGTCTTCGGTTACGGTTCCCCCAGTTCGCCCGTGAACACCTGGTACGAGCAGGACGTCGAGCGGGTCGCCGCGACGTACTTCGCGACCCCGGACCGACTGCTCACCCTCGCGCTGGCGAGCCTCGGGCCGGAGTTCTCCTCGCTGGAGCAGACCGCGGCGGACATCGCGCTCGCCCGCCGCCTGGGCGTCCGCACCTCGCTGCACGTGGGTGCCGGCGCGCTCGGCGCGGTACGGGCGGTGACCCGGATGGACGAGGCCGGGCTGCTCGGGCCCGACCTCATCCACGTACACTGCTCCACCTGCACGGACGACGAGTTGCGCCGCATCGCCCGGTCCGGCGGCCATGTGTCGGTCTCGCCGCGGGTGGAGATGCAGATGGGGCACGGCTACCCGGCCACCGGACGCCTGCTTGCGGCCGGCATCGGACCGAGCCTGAGCATCGACGTGGTCAGTGCGGTCGGCGGCAGCATGTTCGCCGAGATGCGCGGCACCCTGGAGGCCGAGCGAGGGCTGCGCAACCAGCGGGCCCTCGACCGCGGGGAGCGGATCACCGAGCTGGTGCCCACGACGGCCGACGTGGTGCGCATGGCCACCATCGAGGGCGCCCGCACGCTCGGCCTGGAGGACCGGATCGGCTCCCTGACACCCGGCAAGCAGGCCGACATCGTGTTGCTGCGGGTGGACCTGCCGAACCTCGGCCCCGTCAACAACCTACCGGCGGCGGTCACTCTCGCGGCCGGTGACAACGTCGACACAGTGCTCGTCGCGGGTCGGGTCGTCAAGGCAGAGGGCCGTCTGCTGGGACAGGACACGCGCGCCCTCCACGACCGCGCATGCTCCTCTCGGGACCGCGTGCTCGCCGGTTCCCCGTTCGCCGTCGTGCCCGCCGTCTGA
- a CDS encoding amidohydrolase: MQLSRLAHQAPDTLYVNGSVWSGHGECHGPGGHQALAVSRGRVAALGTDHDVLALAGPGTEVIDLRRHRVVPGLIDGHAHAVRAGATWADELHWSGVKTLDEALSAIRDATRASAPGTWIRVIGGWHPTQFAERRSPSRAELDAVAPDRPVYVQALYDLAVLNSTAADAVGLDDWAENLPGGAVERDPATGRATGVIRGMGAFNRVLAAMPDPSPEARRASTRAMLADLNALGLTGVLDPGGFGMAPERYDTLFDLWRAEELTARFRLFASAVDAGQEIAQLEGWLRHTQAGFGDAMVRMTGIGEVVHYGCHDFEGLEPFELDRTAHAELSAITRRVAERGWPMHIHAVLDTTIGRILDVWEEVDRDIPIRDMRFSLAHADTISSRNLHRLATLGAGVIADDHQVFKAAASAERWGSDAMANVPPLGDLLAAGIPLGAGTDASRASSHNPWLALWWLHEGRSLDGSTRRAPHHRLTRAKALELYTRGNAWFSFEEADRGHLAPGARADLAVLSDDYFSVPAGEIAGITSLLTLVGGKPVHATGPFDA, from the coding sequence ATGCAGCTGAGTCGGCTTGCCCATCAGGCCCCGGACACCCTTTATGTCAACGGAAGCGTCTGGTCGGGCCACGGGGAATGCCATGGCCCGGGCGGGCACCAGGCGCTCGCCGTCTCGCGCGGCCGAGTGGCCGCCCTCGGCACCGATCACGACGTCCTTGCCCTGGCCGGGCCGGGCACCGAGGTCATTGATCTGCGCCGGCACCGGGTCGTCCCGGGCCTCATCGACGGTCACGCGCACGCGGTACGAGCTGGTGCCACGTGGGCGGACGAACTCCACTGGTCCGGGGTCAAAACGCTGGACGAAGCCCTTTCCGCCATCCGCGACGCCACCCGCGCCTCCGCGCCCGGCACCTGGATCCGCGTCATCGGGGGCTGGCACCCCACTCAGTTCGCCGAGCGGCGCTCACCGAGCCGCGCGGAACTCGACGCCGTCGCGCCCGACCGGCCGGTTTACGTGCAGGCGCTGTACGACCTGGCAGTCCTCAACAGCACGGCAGCGGACGCCGTGGGCCTGGACGACTGGGCCGAGAATCTCCCCGGTGGGGCGGTCGAACGCGATCCCGCCACCGGCCGCGCGACCGGTGTGATTCGGGGCATGGGGGCGTTCAACCGTGTCCTGGCCGCGATGCCGGACCCGAGCCCGGAGGCCCGGCGGGCATCCACCCGCGCGATGCTCGCGGACCTCAACGCCCTGGGCCTGACCGGCGTCCTCGACCCCGGCGGGTTCGGCATGGCGCCCGAGCGCTACGACACGCTGTTCGACCTGTGGCGGGCAGAGGAGTTGACCGCCCGTTTCCGGCTGTTCGCCTCAGCGGTGGACGCCGGACAGGAGATCGCCCAGTTGGAGGGGTGGCTACGGCACACGCAGGCGGGGTTCGGCGACGCCATGGTGCGTATGACCGGCATCGGGGAGGTCGTGCACTACGGCTGCCACGACTTCGAGGGGCTGGAGCCCTTCGAACTGGACCGCACAGCCCACGCGGAGTTGTCGGCCATCACCCGGCGCGTGGCCGAACGGGGCTGGCCCATGCACATTCACGCAGTCCTTGACACGACGATCGGCCGGATCCTCGACGTCTGGGAGGAGGTCGACCGGGACATCCCGATCCGGGACATGCGCTTCTCCCTCGCCCATGCCGACACCATCAGCTCTCGCAACCTCCACCGACTGGCCACCCTAGGGGCCGGGGTGATCGCCGACGACCACCAGGTCTTCAAGGCGGCGGCCAGCGCGGAGCGGTGGGGCAGCGACGCGATGGCGAACGTGCCTCCGCTGGGCGATCTGCTGGCGGCCGGCATCCCGCTCGGTGCCGGGACCGACGCTTCGCGGGCGTCCTCACACAACCCCTGGCTCGCGCTGTGGTGGCTGCACGAGGGCCGTTCCCTGGACGGGAGTACCCGGCGGGCGCCGCACCACCGGCTGACCCGGGCGAAGGCGCTGGAACTGTATACGCGCGGTAACGCCTGGTTCTCCTTCGAGGAGGCCGACCGCGGGCACCTGGCCCCGGGCGCACGCGCCGACCTGGCAGTCCTGAGCGACGACTACTTCTCCGTACCCGCCGGGGAGATCGCCGGCATCACATCACTGCTGACCCTCGTGGGTGGCAAGCCCGTGCACGCCACCGGCCCCTTCGACGCCTGA
- a CDS encoding NAD-dependent succinate-semialdehyde dehydrogenase — protein sequence MTAHAPGSPARARAGTIPTDLFVGGGWRPAGDGERFEVLDPATGDTLAHVAGATPQDALDAVAAADAALPGWAATPPRERAEVLRRAFDLIISRAEDFAELIVLENGKTLADARGEVAYAAEFFRWYAEEAVRVLGTVQTAPSGTNRILVLRKPVGVCVLVTPWNFPAAMATRKIGPALAAGCTVVLKPASDTPLTALALAAVLEEAGVPDGVVNVLPSRRSKAVVSTMLDDPRVRKLSFTGSTEVGRTLLAEASRTVVNCSMELGGNAPFLVFADADLDEAVAGAMVAKMRNGGEACTAANRFYAERPIAAEFTRRLADAMAALRTGPGLEDGVRLGPLVNAESRDKVAQLVDDSVRAGATLVTGGILPQGVGHYYPPTVLSDVPHDASILREEIFGPVAPIVAFDTEDEAIRLANATEYGLVSYVYTSDLARGLRVGERLDSGMVGLNRGVVSDPAAPFGGTRQSGIGREGGHEGLLDYTESQYTALNW from the coding sequence GTGACCGCACACGCGCCGGGTTCCCCGGCCCGAGCCAGAGCCGGGACCATACCCACCGACCTGTTCGTCGGCGGTGGCTGGCGCCCTGCCGGGGACGGCGAACGTTTCGAGGTCCTTGACCCTGCCACCGGCGACACGCTGGCCCACGTCGCCGGCGCCACCCCGCAGGACGCACTCGACGCCGTCGCAGCCGCCGACGCCGCACTGCCCGGCTGGGCGGCCACCCCGCCCCGCGAGCGGGCCGAAGTGCTGCGCAGGGCCTTCGACCTGATCATCTCCAGGGCCGAGGACTTCGCCGAACTCATCGTGCTGGAGAACGGTAAGACCCTCGCCGACGCCCGCGGCGAAGTGGCTTATGCGGCCGAGTTCTTCCGCTGGTACGCCGAAGAGGCGGTACGGGTCCTCGGCACCGTGCAGACCGCGCCCTCCGGCACCAACAGGATCCTCGTGCTGCGCAAGCCCGTCGGGGTCTGCGTGCTGGTGACACCCTGGAACTTCCCCGCGGCCATGGCCACCCGCAAGATCGGCCCCGCGCTGGCGGCCGGCTGCACCGTCGTCCTCAAGCCAGCCAGCGACACCCCGCTGACCGCCCTCGCTCTCGCGGCTGTCCTGGAGGAGGCGGGCGTACCGGACGGGGTCGTCAACGTCCTGCCCTCACGCCGCTCCAAAGCGGTGGTCTCCACCATGCTGGACGACCCCAGAGTGCGTAAACTGTCGTTCACCGGGTCCACCGAAGTCGGCAGGACCCTGCTGGCCGAAGCCTCCCGCACGGTGGTCAACTGCTCGATGGAACTGGGCGGCAACGCCCCCTTCCTCGTCTTCGCCGATGCCGATCTGGACGAGGCGGTGGCCGGCGCCATGGTCGCCAAGATGCGCAACGGCGGGGAGGCGTGCACCGCCGCGAACCGCTTCTACGCCGAGCGCCCGATCGCGGCGGAGTTCACCCGCCGCCTCGCCGACGCCATGGCGGCGCTGCGCACCGGGCCCGGCCTGGAGGACGGTGTCCGCCTCGGCCCCCTCGTCAACGCCGAAAGCCGCGACAAGGTCGCCCAACTCGTCGATGATTCGGTGCGGGCAGGGGCGACGCTCGTCACCGGCGGCATCCTTCCGCAGGGCGTCGGCCACTATTATCCGCCCACGGTGCTGTCCGACGTTCCGCACGACGCATCCATCCTGCGCGAGGAGATATTCGGCCCCGTGGCACCGATCGTCGCGTTCGACACCGAAGACGAGGCGATCCGCCTGGCCAACGCCACCGAGTACGGCCTGGTCTCCTACGTGTACACCTCCGACCTCGCACGCGGCCTACGCGTCGGAGAACGCCTTGACTCCGGCATGGTCGGCCTCAACCGGGGTGTCGTGTCCGATCCCGCGGCCCCCTTCGGGGGCACCCGGCAGAGCGGCATAGGCCGTGAGGGCGGCCACGAAGGGCTGCTGGACTACACCGAGTCCCAGTACACGGCCCTGAACTGGTAG
- a CDS encoding Xaa-Pro peptidase family protein — protein MNLDEPRPARPIPAYGHSAVDYERRVDYDRLRTYRLDRTRAVLESSECGAFLLFDFYNIRYSTQTWIGGALGDKMTRYALLTRGGEPVLWDFGSAARHHQMYAPWLRPENSRAGMLGLRGAISPDAGLMRAAVTEIKGMLRDAGVAELPVGVDIVEPPFLFEMERQGLRVVDAQQLMLDARQIKSEDEIALLSMAAAMVDGVYQDITEALKPGVRENEIVALANKRLYEMGSDQVEAINAVSGERCNPHPHNFSDRIIRPGDQAFFDIIQSYNGYRTCYYRTFAVGSSTASQRDAYARARQWMDAAIEIVRPGIGTDQVARVWPAATEFGFANEMAAFGLQFGHGLGLGLHERPVISRLNSLEDPVEIQQGMVFALETYCPASDGFSAARIEEEVVVTETGAEVLTRFPAQELFVANRY, from the coding sequence ATGAACCTCGACGAACCGCGCCCCGCCCGCCCCATCCCCGCATACGGCCACAGCGCAGTCGACTACGAGCGACGCGTCGACTACGACCGCCTGCGCACATACCGCCTCGACCGTACCCGCGCGGTCCTGGAGTCCAGTGAGTGCGGGGCGTTCCTGCTGTTCGACTTCTACAACATCCGCTACTCCACGCAGACCTGGATCGGCGGCGCCCTCGGCGACAAGATGACGCGGTACGCCTTGCTGACCCGCGGCGGAGAACCGGTGCTGTGGGACTTCGGTTCCGCCGCCCGCCATCACCAGATGTACGCGCCCTGGCTGCGGCCGGAGAATTCCCGGGCCGGGATGCTCGGTCTGCGCGGGGCGATCTCCCCGGACGCCGGGCTGATGCGCGCAGCGGTCACCGAGATCAAGGGCATGCTCCGGGATGCCGGGGTGGCCGAGCTGCCGGTCGGGGTGGACATCGTCGAGCCCCCGTTCCTGTTCGAGATGGAGCGCCAGGGCCTGCGCGTCGTCGACGCCCAGCAGTTGATGCTGGACGCCCGGCAGATCAAGTCGGAGGACGAGATCGCGCTGCTGTCGATGGCCGCGGCCATGGTCGACGGGGTCTACCAGGACATCACCGAGGCCCTCAAACCCGGCGTGCGCGAGAACGAGATCGTCGCGCTTGCCAACAAGCGCCTGTACGAGATGGGTTCCGACCAGGTCGAGGCGATCAACGCGGTTTCCGGCGAACGGTGCAACCCGCACCCGCACAACTTCTCCGACCGCATCATCCGCCCCGGCGACCAGGCGTTCTTCGACATCATCCAGTCCTACAACGGCTACCGCACCTGTTATTACCGCACCTTCGCCGTGGGCAGCTCCACCGCTTCCCAGCGTGACGCCTACGCGCGGGCCCGCCAGTGGATGGATGCCGCGATCGAGATCGTCCGCCCCGGCATCGGCACCGACCAGGTCGCCCGGGTGTGGCCGGCCGCCACCGAGTTCGGTTTCGCGAACGAGATGGCCGCCTTCGGGCTCCAGTTCGGTCACGGACTCGGGCTCGGCCTGCACGAACGCCCCGTCATCAGCCGCCTCAACAGCCTTGAGGACCCGGTGGAGATCCAGCAGGGGATGGTCTTCGCCCTTGAGACCTACTGCCCGGCGTCCGACGGCTTCTCCGCCGCCCGCATCGAGGAGGAGGTCGTTGTCACCGAGACCGGTGCCGAGGTGCTCACCCGCTTTCCCGCGCAGGAACTCTTCGTCGCCAATCGCTACTGA